The genomic DNA CCGGACAGGGTCAGGCTCGTCAGTGCTTTCAGGCCTTCAGCTCCTGCGCCGTTCGTAACGATGACTCGAGAAGCAACATACACGTCATCGGTAGTCGAGACGGTGCCCTTGGTATCGGTACCAGCGGACAGAGCCACGGTAGCAGTCTTGGCTTCACCAGTGAGGGTCGCAACCACAGCAGCAACAGCATTCGCTTTGCCACCTTCGACGGTCAAGTTAACCGTTTCAGCGTGGGCATTGACGGCACCGGTCAGCTTTTCGGTAATGTTCAGCGTGCCTGCATAGGTGATGGCGGTAGCGGCAGGAGTGCCTTCACCGACATTCACGTAGCCCTTGGCTTCAGCGGTCAGGTTGCCGCGAGCAACCAGCGCTTGAGCTTCGACGTTATCAACGAATGAACTGGTGAAGAAGTCCAGCGTGGTGTAGTTGGTGGCCAGCAGGGAGGCGTCCAGCTTGGTACCAACAGCACCTTCAGCAGTCTTGAACTGGATGGTTTCGAAGTTCTTCAGCACCTTGTTGATCACGATGAAGTCATCGGCAACGCGGGCAGCCTTACCAGCGAGGGCGACCGTATCGGTATCAGCGCCACCGTCGATGGAGTCAGTGGTCTTAACCGCGAAGTTAACGTCAACCGTGTCGTTGCCAGCACCTGCGTCGACCGTAACGCCGACGGACTTGGTAGCACCATTGATGATGTTCAGGTTGATGGTGTCCTTGCCAGCGCCGCCCACTGCGGAAACCGTGGTGCCGGTTGCATCAGCAGCGTTGGTGACGTTGACGTTCAGGGTGTCATCACCTTCGCCGCCGTTTACGGTGGCAGCGGTCAGCGTAGCGGTGTAAGCAGTCGCCAGAGTGACGACGTCGTTACCCTTGCCGGTACTGACGTTGGCCACGGTGTTAGCAGCAACGTAGGTCACCTTACCGGCAGATGCGGAAGCATCGACAGTGGTGACCGGCTTGGTTGCATCAGCGCCGTTGGTGACAGTCAGCGTCGTGTCGACAGCGGTATTCACAGCCAGCGACTGAACGCCACGGCCCACGGTTACGCCAACGTTGGTGGTGGCAACAGTGCCATCCAGGTTGGTGTCAGCAACGGTACCGGAAACAGTAATACTGTTCAGCGCGCCGCCGTTGGCAGGAGCAACGGTCGGAACGTTGAAGGTGATGGTGTCGCCTTCGGCGATGCCGTCCAGCGCCACAGCGGCCTTGGTCGCGGTGTTGGTGGAGGTAACGTTCAGAACCGAGGCAGCAGCGGTGCCACCCTTGTAGGCAGCAACGGTGTCGTCGCCCAGGTTAGTCACAGCAACATCAAGGCCGATCTGGTTGATGTTCTTCACGCCAACCAGCTTGGAGGCGTCAATCGCAGCCGGCACGGCGGTGGAGTTAAAGGCCGCGGTACTGTTGTAGATGTTGATGTTCTCAACGTTCTTGATGGTGGTGTTGGCATCAAGAGTCTTGTTGCTGACGTTATCGCTGTAAATGTTCAGCGTGTCATCACCGGCACCGCCGTCGATCACGTCAAAGGCGCTCAGGGTGGTGGCGGCAGTGCCGTCAGCCTTGATGGTCAGGGCATTGATGGTGTCGTTGCCAGCGGTACCGGTGATGGGGTCCGCACCTGCAGTGAGCGTAAAAGTCTGACCAGGATTGCTCGCCTGCTTGCTCGAATCCACCACATAAGTAACAGTGGCAGATACTTCCCCAGCACCCGTACCTTTGTACTGCATGTAATGTTCGTATGCATTCATGCCCGCTTTCTGAATGGCTGTCGCAACAGTGGCAGCCGTCCAAGTTCCGCCCATAGCAGCGGCTTTCGCCTGAAGGTACGCGGCCGTGTCAAAGGAGTTGGAGGTGCTAATCATTTCTGAAGTGCCATACTTCTGCGAATGAGTCCAAGCATCCATTCCAGCGTCTTTGATCAGCTGCGCGACAGTTGCAGATTCTGCAGCAGTCACGGCAGTGACAGCCTTATTGTAATACTGGGCAGCTTTGAAAGTATAGTACTGGCTCGCATTGAAGCCAGCCGAAGGAGAAACATCTTCTCCATGCCCAAACTGGAGAAAATGACGATAGCTACCCTCTTCACCGACAAATCCGGCTGCATTCATGGCGCTAACCAAGGAAGACATGGTAGTTCCAGAAGGCATCGTCGCCAACTTGTTGTTCAAATACGCGTTCCAATCAAACCATTTAGGAATCGATACAGCCATTTTATCCTCCGAAGGAATTATTGAGGCAAATTTTGCCACGGTGCTTACTTAGGCAGCTGATGTCACCTTTGAATGGTTAATCGCGCCATGTTACTACCTTCCTTGTCAGCACGCCTCATACGCGCAACAAATAACTTCTTTGCTCCTATATTGTCAACACCTCCATAGACAGCTACAAAAACTATTTTAACCCAGAATTTTTCTGCCCTATGTAATAAAAAAAACGAGATCGAGCAGCTTGAAAATCATGCATCGATTGGCTTTCATCATTTTCAGCCTGGGTTAAACGAAGTTGCTCATCAAGGAGTTCTGTGATTGTCCCCGTGTTGGTCATGTAGCGTCTATTAGCCATGTCATAGCTTTCACGGGCAGCTATCACACCAGTACGAGAGACCTTGATTAGCTCCTTAGCCGCTTTAATGTCAAGCAAAGATCGAATCACTTCAGCCCGAGCAGAGGATAATGAATTTTCATATTCCTGCTGCAAAGCTTGCGCCTTTCGTCTCTGCGCCAGGGAATCAAATGAAGTTTCACCGCCAGAAAAAATTTCCCAAGAAAACTGCATACCAGCTGACCAGTAGTGACGCCCATAATCTTCATATCGCGGATCATCGTAGTCGATGCTAAGCTGCATATTATTATATGTAGCATCAATTCGAGGTAAAAACTTTGCCATGCTGATATTCATATCCTTGAAAGCAACTTCAATTGATTTTTGGGCGATCATAAGATCAGGTCTCGACTTGAGAGCTGCATCAATTGCCAATTCTTCAGTATACTTAGTGTCGGGAGAAAAATCGTTCAACCTGCCGACATAGTTAACCGGGACATCAGGAGAAAAATTCAAATACTTATTAAGCTGCACTTCAGAGTTCCGGATATCGTTTTTAACCTTGATAATATTTTGCTGGGCCTTTGATAGTTCTACCTGGTTTTG from uncultured delta proteobacterium includes the following:
- a CDS encoding exported hypothetical protein (Evidence 5 : No homology to any previously reported sequences); the protein is MAVSIPKWFDWNAYLNNKLATMPSGTTMSSLVSAMNAAGFVGEEGSYRHFLQFGHGEDVSPSAGFNASQYYTFKAAQYYNKAVTAVTAAESATVAQLIKDAGMDAWTHSQKYGTSEMISTSNSFDTAAYLQAKAAAMGGTWTAATVATAIQKAGMNAYEHYMQYKGTGAGEVSATVTYVVDSSKQASNPGQTFTLTAGADPITGTAGNDTINALTIKADGTAATTLSAFDVIDGGAGDDTLNIYSDNVSNKTLDANTTIKNVENINIYNSTAAFNSTAVPAAIDASKLVGVKNINQIGLDVAVTNLGDDTVAAYKGGTAAASVLNVTSTNTATKAAVALDGIAEGDTITFNVPTVAPANGGALNSITVSGTVADTNLDGTVATTNVGVTVGRGVQSLAVNTAVDTTLTVTNGADATKPVTTVDASASAGKVTYVAANTVANVSTGKGNDVVTLATAYTATLTAATVNGGEGDDTLNVNVTNAADATGTTVSAVGGAGKDTINLNIINGATKSVGVTVDAGAGNDTVDVNFAVKTTDSIDGGADTDTVALAGKAARVADDFIVINKVLKNFETIQFKTAEGAVGTKLDASLLATNYTTLDFFTSSFVDNVEAQALVARGNLTAEAKGYVNVGEGTPAATAITYAGTLNITEKLTGAVNAHAETVNLTVEGGKANAVAAVVATLTGEAKTATVALSAGTDTKGTVSTTDDVYVASRVIVTNGAGAEGLKALTSLTLSGNGTATITNVDTTALVTVDASALNSVDITGKATTGLVYSTTNTKAETIKLGAGLDSVTIAGSTYTVGQTKMDTVEGLNLVVTGGAIDATKGDTLAITGLVNLGATGKFTTTQTDLDLALLDAAKFKVAGVDVDTVAFHLNGNTYIYQDGAGVPGAEDNLVSTDDILVKLTGTIDLDALVLAV
- a CDS encoding conserved exported hypothetical protein (Evidence 4 : Homologs of previously reported genes of unknown function), whose product is MRISGCLWALLLTCVCATCAEAGQTFTLEQAVQYAMKANPGIESKVLQLEQAKMNIGVAQSYFWPRVSLVASNNRTKNYEPIPAYSSDSLSQRSWNKGLQGTWSLFAGFAHLNNLIKAKLNKDVAAANQLQSELELGCNVQLQFLRLLKQREDLRSAEESLVRIKKQLAASEAFVKQGMAPYLNVLQNQVELSKAQQNIIKVKNDIRNSEVQLNKYLNFSPDVPVNYVGRLNDFSPDTKYTEELAIDAALKSRPDLMIAQKSIEVAFKDMNISMAKFLPRIDATYNNMQLSIDYDDPRYEDYGRHYWSAGMQFSWEIFSGGETSFDSLAQRRKAQALQQEYENSLSSARAEVIRSLLDIKAAKELIKVSRTGVIAARESYDMANRRYMTNTGTITELLDEQLRLTQAENDESQSMHDFQAARSRFFYYIGQKNSGLK